The following are encoded together in the Arcticibacterium luteifluviistationis genome:
- a CDS encoding arsenate reductase family protein has translation MGEIATSNRQITLFYNSKSIRAKQTLAYAKAEGLKIKDIDILRTKLTGTQLVELADRLNIVVADLVNQEHPAYTSHFEHHNFSTDDWIQLIQHNPEIMKQPIALRGDITILVETPTDILKIQQT, from the coding sequence ATGGGAGAAATTGCTACCTCAAATAGACAAATAACGCTGTTTTATAATTCTAAATCGATTAGAGCAAAACAGACCTTGGCATACGCCAAGGCAGAAGGATTAAAAATCAAAGATATTGATATTCTAAGAACGAAGCTAACAGGTACGCAATTAGTAGAGCTTGCGGACAGACTCAATATAGTGGTGGCAGATTTAGTAAATCAGGAACATCCTGCATACACATCTCATTTTGAGCACCACAATTTTTCAACCGATGACTGGATTCAATTAATACAGCATAATCCTGAAATAATGAAACAACCTATTGCATTAAGAGGCGATATTACTATTCTGGTTGAGACGCCTACAGATATCCTTAAAATTCAGCAAACTTGA